TTCGTAACTTCCGTTACACTTTTTACTTCAGCTGTTTCTTTCAATGATTTTGTAGGACTTTCGTTTCCTCTGTGACACATGATACATGTTACAACATTAATCATTTCAGGATTATTTGCATTTTCCCAGTTGAAATTTTTAGCGTTTATTTCGCGTGTCATTACAATCATATGACGAGCAAATTCTTTCTCTTTTTTTGCATCGCTCGAAAAATCTAACTTTCCTGTTTCAGGATTCGCCGCATGGCAAAAATTACATTTTACGCCTAAGGCATCATTATATCCACGCATCAAACCTTTCAAACTATCTTCAGAAATATTTTGTGGTAAAACTTTTAAATTTTTCCATTCAGAAGTTGCAATTGCTTTTCCTGTATCAATTTGACGAGAAGTTGTAAAAGAAAAAATACTAAACATCAAAGCTGCTGTTCCCAAAGAAGCTACAATTTTATTCGATTTCATTTTTGATTAATTTTATTTTCCCAAGGTAAAAAATTATTAATCCTAAACTATTTATTTAAAAAATTTGGAATAATTTTAAATAAATGGTTTAAAATCTCCAAACCAACAAACGAGAAACTTTATTTCCTTGTTGCATATTTACAATTCTGTAATCTCTTACTTTTTCACGTTTCAAAATTCCTTCTAAAATTCGAACATTCTCTTTCTTAGAAACTAAAGTTGTAAACCATTTTACTTGATGTTTGAAATCTGTACTTTCTTTAATCATTTTAGTGATAAATAAACGCTCTCCACCTCTACACCAAAGTTCTGAATTATTTCCACCAAAGTTTTGAATAGGTTTTTGATCCGATTTTTGACCTAAATTTTTCAATTTACGCATGGTTTGTTCCATCACTTCTTGATTTGATCTAAAAAATGGCGGATTACAAATCGTAATGTCGAATTTTTCACCTTGTTTTATAATATTCTTAAAAATATTATTTGGATTAAATTGCATTCTTATCTCTACTTTATTGCGTAATCGTGTATTTTTCTTCACGATTTCTTCCGCATTTTTGAAAGATGCATAATCCAATTCTGCTCCTACAAAATTCCAATCATATTCGTGATTTCCAATAATCGGATAAATACAATTCGCACCAACTCCAATATCTAAAACTCTTACGTCTTTTCCGCGTGGAATTACTCCATCAAAACCTTCGCCCAAAATATCTGCGATATAATGAATATAATCTGCACGACCTGGGATAGGTGGACATAAGTTATCTTTTGGTAATTCCCAATAATCAATATCGTAATACGTTTTTAACAAAGCTTTGTTTAACGCTTTTACTGCTTCTCTGTCCGAAAAATTAATCGTTGGTTCGTTCTCTTTATTTGGTTTGATATATTTAGAAAGTGCTGGATGAATAGCACATAGTTTCTCAAAATTATAGGGCGCTAAATGACGATTGCGCGAATGTAATTTTTTTAATTTACTCTTTTTTTCGGGAGTATCCATACAAAAATATTTATGCAAAAATAAGACAACCTTTGCATTTATCTGCAAAGGTTGTTTTTGATTTCGATTATTTTAATTGTTTTTGTAATGTTTCTATTTGTTTCAACAAATGATGAATCACTTCTAAACCTTCTAAATTAACGCCTAAATCATAATGAAATTGAATAAATCGTTCGATTAATTTCAAATCATTTTCTTCGATAAAATATTCTTGGTTACGTTCGTGTAAAACGACTAAATCATTCTTGTATAAATCAATTAAAAATTGAGGTTCAATCTGATGATATTGACAATATTGAACAACTGATATTGTGATGTTTTTCATGGTTTTATACTTTTTTAATTGAACGTAATTTCTCGAATAATTCTTTCTCTTCGACCGATAATTGCGTCGGAATTTTGACAGAAAATGTCACATACAAATCTCCAAACTGATTCTCTTTCTTATAAATTGGCAAACCTTTTCCTTTCAATTTTACCTTTTTATTATTTTCTGTTCCTTCTTTAATTGGCACTTTTACTTTTCCAGAAAGTGTATCAATCATCACTTCTCCTCCCAGTATTGCGTCGTACATATCCACCTCAACGGTTGTCGATAAATCCGCACCATTCACTTCAAACTGTGTATTATTTTGAATATGAAATGTGATATACAAATCTCCATTCGGACCATTGTTATAGCCTTTCCCGCCATGACCTTTTATCTTAATTGTTTGTCCATCTTCTACACCTGCAGGAATTGTAATTCGAATATTTTTACCATTTACAGCGAAAGTTTGTTTGTGAGAAGTCAACGTATCTGTCAAATTCAATGTCAAACTGGCATTTACATCTTGTCCTTTATAACCTGTTGAACGGCTTCTACCTTCGCGTCCAAACATCGAACTAAAAAAATCTGAATAACCATCAAAATCATCGAATCCTTCAGCTCCATCAAAATCTCTATTACTATATTGATATTGTTGATGTTGTTGACGAGCTTTTTCATATTCTTCTCCATGTTGCCAATTTTCCCCATACTTATCGTATTTTTTACGTTTTTCTGGATCGCTCAGCACTTCGTTTGCTTCGTTTAATTCTTTAAATTTATGTGCAGCTTCTTCATTATTGGGATTAAGATCAGGGTGATACTTACGCGCCAATTTCCGATACGCTTTTTTTATCTCATCTTGTGATGCGTTTTTTTGCAAACCTAATGTTGTATAATAATCTATAAAAGCCATAGTAATTTATAAGTTTTGTGATTTAAATCAATCAAAATCAGTTCCAATTTTAACAAAACTGACAAGTCGACTCATACTTTGATGTCTATTATAACTTTTTTAATGTTTTATCCGAAATAGATAAATTTATTATGATTAATTCATAATATTTTAAAAATAATTTGGATATATTCAAAAAAAACAAGTATTTTCAATTCATAAAATAGTAGAAATGAATAGTAGATATTTTTCGAAAAATATATTAATTGGATCAGCCGTTGCTGATGCATTAGGAGTGCCAGTTGAGTTTAAAAGTAGGCAAGATTTACAGCAAAATCCAATAACAGATATGATAGGTTATGGAACTTACAATATGCCTCCCGGAACTTTTTCCGATGACAGCTCGTTGATGTTTTGTTTGGCCGAATCACTTTGTAATGGATACAATGTTAACGATATTGCAGAAAAATTTCAGATGTGGATGCACGAAGGTTACTGGACTGCTGACGGTGAAGTTTTTGATGTTGGAATTACGACAAGAAAAGCGATTAATCGCCTACGAGTAGTAAAACATCCAAGTGAAGCTGGTTCTAAAGAGGAAGGTGACAATGGAAATGGTTCGTTGATGCGCATTTTACCTTTGGCTGTTTTTACAAAAGATTTATCGATTGAAGAACGTTTCGAAATTGTAAAAGAAGTTTCGTCTATTACGCATGCACACAATCGTTCTATTTTAGCTTGTGTTTATTATATTGAATTTGCATTGAACACTTTGGATGCTGAAAATTTGGAAGAAGCATATTTGAATACTAATTTTTGGTTGAAATTATTTTTAGAAGAAAATGAAATCTATAAAAAAGAGCTTACATACTTTGATCGAATTTTAAGTGGAAAACTAATTGATCTAAAAGAAGATGATATAAATTCAACGGGTTATGTGATTGATAGTTTAGAAGCTTCTATTTGGTGTTTATTACATACCGATTCGTATAAAAACTGTGTTTTAAAAGCTGTTAATTTAGGACATGACACCGATACAACTGCATGTATTGCTGGCGGAATAGCCGGAATTTTTTATGGAATAGAAACTATACCTTCTCATTGGATCGAACAATTAGCTCGCGTAAATGATATTCTTCTTTTAGCAAAACAATTGGAAGAAAAGTACGAGTTTTAGAAAGATTATTTTATCTTAAATTCAACAAAAACATTTTTCGTAATTTTGCAAAATGGAAAGTCAAAAAAATAATCCATTACACGGAAAACGATTAGACGATATTATCGAAGAATTAATCATTTATTATGGTGGATGGGAAGGTTTAGGTAATCAAATAAACATCAAATGTTTTAATGATAATCCGAGTTTAAAATCTTCTTTAAAATTTCTTCGAAAAACAGATTGGGCACGAAAAAAAGTAGAAGAATTGTACATCAAAAAAATTGCAAAATAATGAGTGCAACTATTCTTGAAGAGAAAATTTTTATTGATACTGAACTTTTAACAAATATAGAAGAAGAAAGTCAAGTCATTATACATTGTTGTATGAATGCTGACGAATATGCAAATGCAGCTCGGATTTGGCCATCTACTTTTATAATTGATAATCAATCAGGAAAACGTTGTCAATTGGTTTTTGCAGACGGAATTACAATGTATCCAAATTGGACATATATCGAAGAAAAATCTTCTTTAAATTTTACTTTAATCTTTAATGGTTTACCAAAAAGTTGTCGATCGTTTGATCTTGTCGAAATTATCCCTCAAGCTGGAGGGTTTGAATACCGAAAAATAAATCGAAATAAAAGCGATGTTTATCACGTCGAATTTTCAGAATAAACTAAAAATGCGTTTCAAATGAAACGCATTTTTTAATCATATAAACTGTATTTTTTATTGAATTACTCCAATATCATTTCGGTAATATTCGTAATCAAAATGTACTTTCTTGATGTTTTCATAAGCTGTTTCTCGTGCTTGTTCTAACGTATCTCCTAAACCAACAACATTAATTACACGTCCGCCAGAAGTCACAATTTGATCTTCTGACAACTTGGCTCCTGCAATAAAATTAGGACAAGTTACATTTTGTAAACCACGAATCTCAAAACCTTTGTCATAATTCCCTGGGTATCCGCCCGAAACCATCACTACACAACATGCATGTTGATTTTTGAAATTCAAGTCAAAGTCTTCACCTTTAATTGCTTTGTTAACCACATCAAATAAATCATTTTCTAATAAAGGTAAAGTTGTTTGCGTTTCTGGATCGCCCATTCTTAGGTTATATTCTAACAAATAAACACCTTTTGTTGTAATCATCAATCCAAAGAAAATTACTCCGGCGAACTCTAATCCTTCTTTGATCAAACCACATTTAGTTGGTTCCATAATTTCTTCTTCGAACATTTTGAAATGCTCGTCCGTAAACAATGGATTTGGAGCAATAACGCCCATTCCACCAGTGTTTAAACCAGTTTCTCCTTCACCAATTTTTTTGTGGTCTTTTGCTGATACAAACGGAACGATTTTCTTTCCATTGAAAAAAGATAAAATAGACGCTTCAAAACCTTCTAAATATTCTTCGATTACCACTTCATTTCCTGCATCTCCAAAGGTTTTATCTTCCATAATATCTAAGACAGCTTGTTTAGCTTCATCGAAATCTTGACAGATAATAACACCTTTTCCTGCAGCTAGACCAGAAGCTTTTACAACAATTGGATATTCTTGTTCTTTTAAATAATCAATCGCCAACATTGGTCCTTGAAAATTTTTATATTTCGCAGTTTTCACACCATATTGATCCATAAAATCTTTCGCAAAAGCTTTAGAAGCTTCTAATTGAGCGGCATCTTTATGTGGTCCAAAAACATTTAAATTTTCTTTCTGAAAAATATCAACAATTCCTTCCGATAATTCTGCTTCTGGACCTACAAAAGTTAAATCGATTTGATTTTCCTTTGCAAAATCCTTCATCTCTTCAATCGAAGAAACTGAAACATTCGTACCTATTTGCGCCGTACCTGCGTTTCCTGGAATAAAGAACAATTCTAATTCTTGTCCTTTTCGTTTGAAATCCTCAGCAAATTTCCACCCAATTGCGTGCTCGCGACCACCAGAACCGATGATTAATATTTTTGTGTTCATTTGTTTTATTTTTAAATGAAAAGTGAATAATAATAAACGAAAATTCTATTCTCGATACATTTTCTACGAAAACACTCGAATTGACGAATTTTCAAATTAGTACATTAACTGATTATCAATTAATGCATAAAATGTCTCATTCCTGTAAATACCATTGGGATGTTTTTCTCATTACAAGCATCAATTGACTCTTGATCTTTGATTGATCCACCTGGTTGAATAATCGCTTTGATTCCGTTTTCAGCAGCAAAATCAGCTACATCACGGAAAGGGAAAAAGGCATCAGAAGCTAAAACTAAATCTTCTTCCACTTTTTCTTTCGCACGAGAAATTGCTTGCTGAGCCGCCCAAATACGATTCGTTTGACCACCTCCAATACCGTAAGCTTGACCATTCGTTGCAACAACAATTGCATTCGATTTTACCCATTTTACAATTTTTTGAGCAAAAACTAAATCTGTCATTTGACGATCTGTAGGTTGCACATCTGTTACCACTTTAAGATCTGTTGAAAATTGGTTATCTGTCGATTGAACAATTAAACCTCCATCAACTTTTACGTAAGTTACTTTATCCGAAACTGGATTTTTAACTTTGATGATGCGTACATTTTTCTTTTGTTTGAAAATCTCTAAAGCCTCTTCTGTAAATGAAGGTGCGATAACTATTTCTAAGAAAATTTTGTTTAATTCAACCGCAGTTTTACCATCAACTTCTTTGTTAAAAGCGATGATTCCACCAAAAATTGACATTGGATCACATTCGTATGCTTTTTCGTAAGCTTCTAACAGATTCTCTCCGATTGCTACACCACAAGGCGTTGAGTGCTTAACGGCGCAACATGTTGTTTCTTCAAATTCTGAAACCACTTTGTAAGCTAAATCCATATCACGAATATTATTGAAAGAAAGTTCTTTTCCTTGTAAATATTCGAAATCTTTCATTGCCCCATTTTTCGTTTTATCAACGTAATAGGCTGCTTTTTGATGTGGGTTTTCACCATAACGTAAATCCATTACCTTTTCATAAGAAGACTCTAAAAATTGAGGAAAGTCTTCACCTAAAATGTACGTAGAAATCGCTGCATCATAAGCAGAAGTTAAGTTGAACACTTTACCAGCACATAATTTACGTGTTTCTACAGAAGTAGAACCATTCTCACGAATCTCATTCATCACCACTTCATAATCGTTTACATCTGTTACAACTGTTACGTCATAGAAATTCTTTGCTGATGATCGCAACATAGATGGTCCTCCTATGTCAATAAATTCGATCATTTCTGCTTCGGAAAGACCTGTGTTCATCTTCTCGAAGAATGGATATAAGTTTACAATTACGATATCAATTGGATTAATTCCGTGCTCTGCAATTGTTGCCATATGATTTTCATCTGAACGACGAGCCATTATACCTCCGTGAATAGCAGGATGCAAAGACTTTACACGACCATCTAAAATTTCTGGAAAACCTGTCACATCTTTTACTTCTGTCACTTCGATTCCATTGTCTTGTAAATGTTTGTACGTTCCTCCTGTTGATAAAATTTTGTAATCTTGCTCAACCAAGAATTTTGCAAATTCTAACAAGTTCGACTTGTCCGAAACACTGATTAGCGCCTGTTTTTGCATTTTGTTTTAGTTTTTAAAGTTTATTGTTTGTTTATTATTTCGGGAAAAATAAAATACCTCAATGCAGAACACATTGAGGTATTTTTCTATTTATGCTTCACTAATTTGCTTAATTGCTTTGATGTAGATTTCACTTTCTACTTCAGCCACTTTTCGTTGCAAATCTGCTATTTCATCATTTTCTTCGATTTCAAAAGTTCCTTGACATATGATTTGCCCTTCGTCTACTCCAGCCGTTACATAATGCACTGTTGCTCCCGAAGTTTTTTCACCAGCTTCTAAAACTGCTTTGTGAACTTTTGCGCCATACATTCCTTTACCTCCAAATTTTGGTAACAATGCCGGATGTATATTTATCATTTTAGCACCCCATTTCTCTGTAAATTCTGAAGATAAAATGGTTAAAAAACCTGCCAAAACAATTAGATCAATATCTTCTCCTTCTAAGTTATGTTCGGCATCTTCCGAAAAAGTTTTTCGGTCTAAAACATACGTTCGGATATTTTTATCCAACGATCGTTCAATTGCATAACAGTCGCGGTCTGCCATCACCATCGAAATCTCGACATTTGGTAAGGTTCCGTCTTCAACTGCATCAATAATATTTTGAAGATTTGTTCCGCCTCCGGAAACAAATACAGCTATTTTCATGTTTGTTTGTAAGTAATCTTGTTTGTTTTGCAAAGATAAGATTTTAGTTGAAGGAAGTTGTAAAATATAACTTGATTTTAATCTATATTATAATGATATTTACGATACAAATAGATATAAAAAAGGCTACTTCATATTGAAATAGCCTTTGAAATATTTTTTAGTGAGTTGCTGATCCGTCTACTCCGTGAGCATGTCCATGAGACAATTCTTCTTCTGTTGCTGGACGAACGTTTAAAATTTCTACTTCAAATTCTAAAGTCTTTCCTGCCATTGGAGGATTTAAATCTGCAATTACTGCTTCTTCAGTAACTTCAGTAACAGTTGCACGGAATTGATTTCCTGCATCATCTGTTAATGGTAATAAAGCACCAACTGGTGGTAATCCAGACTCTTTGAACATATCTAAAGGTAACTGAGCAACAGCTTCTTCTACTCTTTGTCCATACCCTTCTTCTGGAGAAATTACAAAAGATTTTTTATCACCTGCTGATAATCCTTTTAATTCTTCTTCAAATTTTGGAATCATCATCCCAGCTCCAACTAAAAAAGCCAAAGGTTCTTTTGCATTTGATTGTTCTACAAATACTTTTTCACCATTCGCTTCGATGGTATGCAATGAGTAGTTAACAGCTACTACGTGGTTGTTTTCTATTGTCATAAATTTAAAATTATGGATGCTTTCTATACAAAAAGCGTTCATTTTTTATTGCTATCTATTTAGCAATAATTATTCCTTTGGGTAATATGACCAATTCTGTCAGTTATTTATCCTTTTTAAACTGACATCATCATATTTAATCAATAAAAAGTAATGCTTTCTTGATATCTTCGTACCCTATTTCGCCATTGTAATAGTCATAAATAGGTTTTAAAATTTTATTTTCTTCAAATTCGATTTCACTGTACGCCATTCTAACTTTATCTAAAATTTTGTCAGAAGGTTTGAATTTTGAGTAATCCAAATCTGGTTCGATTTCTTTTATTTTACCAATATGATCAACAATTGCGGATGACGTTAAACCTCTTTTTTCAGCAATTTGATCTAACGATAAACCTTCTTTTACATATTCTAACGTGATTTCGTATGTTGATTTCTTTTGACCTTTTTCTTTGGTCTTATTTTTTTCGATATTTTTTGCAATTTGCTTTTTATCTAATGTTCCGCCTGAATATCGAATAAAAGCTGCCCAAGAATTTTGTAATTCTTTTTCATCTAAAAACGAATCAATTTCATTCGATAAAACCTGAAAACGTCTGTCAGCCTTCATGGCTAACGAGTCAATTTCTAATGCTGTTTGATTAAGTCCGTGCAACATCAACGAATTTAGATCGCGTAAACGAGATAATGCCACATATCCTTGACCTTTCTCAAAAGCTTTTGATAAATCAATAAAAGCCGAATCTAATGTCATTCCTTGCGATTTGTGAATGGTAATTGCCCAAGCTAATCTTAACGGAACCTGAGTAAATGAAGCCAATGCTTTTCCACTTTCGTCTTCAATAGCCCATGTTTCAGGCTTTGCTATATAAAATTCTCCATCCAATGTTTTGATGATTGGTTCATCTTTTTCTGTATATCCGGATACATTTCCAAGTGTTCCGTTTACAAAACCAACTTCAAAATTATTACGAACAAACATTACTTTTGCACCAATTTTAAGCTCTAAAACTTCGTCTGCTAAAACTGATTTTTTCAACACCTCGACTAAAGCAGGATTTCCTGCCACTTTAGCTTCAAATACTTTTGAAGAAGAATCGATACTAATCAATTGACCTTTATTAATTCGATCAACATCCATATTGTGGGTATACAAACGCGTTTGCGAATCGATTTCATCAGGAAAATATTCGATCCGAGATTCTAATAAATCAACCGTTTTTTGTGTAATATGTCCCGAACGAATTTCATTCAAAATATCATTCAACGCATTATTTGTTTGACGATATTGTTCTGTTAAATAACAAATATGTACTTTAGATTGCACCCAAGCATCTGACATAAAACAGAATTTATCCTTCGATTCTTCCCACTCTTCGCCAATTGGAGGTAACTGGAAAAAATCTCCCGAAAAAATGACTTGTACACCTCCAAAAGGTTCGTCGTTTTGTTTAAAAAATTTCAATACATAATCTACTGCATCTAACTGATTTCTATGTAACATTGAGATTTCATCTATAATCAAGACTTTTACTTTGTCCATTTTATCGCGAAAATATTTTTTATCACGAAGT
This portion of the Empedobacter stercoris genome encodes:
- a CDS encoding c-type cytochrome; the encoded protein is MKSNKIVASLGTAALMFSIFSFTTSRQIDTGKAIATSEWKNLKVLPQNISEDSLKGLMRGYNDALGVKCNFCHAANPETGKLDFSSDAKKEKEFARHMIVMTREINAKNFNWENANNPEMINVVTCIMCHRGNESPTKSLKETAEVKSVTEVTKPLKDAVKK
- the rlmF gene encoding 23S rRNA (adenine(1618)-N(6))-methyltransferase RlmF: MDTPEKKSKLKKLHSRNRHLAPYNFEKLCAIHPALSKYIKPNKENEPTINFSDREAVKALNKALLKTYYDIDYWELPKDNLCPPIPGRADYIHYIADILGEGFDGVIPRGKDVRVLDIGVGANCIYPIIGNHEYDWNFVGAELDYASFKNAEEIVKKNTRLRNKVEIRMQFNPNNIFKNIIKQGEKFDITICNPPFFRSNQEVMEQTMRKLKNLGQKSDQKPIQNFGGNNSELWCRGGERLFITKMIKESTDFKHQVKWFTTLVSKKENVRILEGILKREKVRDYRIVNMQQGNKVSRLLVWRF
- the purD gene encoding phosphoribosylamine--glycine ligase; the protein is MNTKILIIGSGGREHAIGWKFAEDFKRKGQELELFFIPGNAGTAQIGTNVSVSSIEEMKDFAKENQIDLTFVGPEAELSEGIVDIFQKENLNVFGPHKDAAQLEASKAFAKDFMDQYGVKTAKYKNFQGPMLAIDYLKEQEYPIVVKASGLAAGKGVIICQDFDEAKQAVLDIMEDKTFGDAGNEVVIEEYLEGFEASILSFFNGKKIVPFVSAKDHKKIGEGETGLNTGGMGVIAPNPLFTDEHFKMFEEEIMEPTKCGLIKEGLEFAGVIFFGLMITTKGVYLLEYNLRMGDPETQTTLPLLENDLFDVVNKAIKGEDFDLNFKNQHACCVVMVSGGYPGNYDKGFEIRGLQNVTCPNFIAGAKLSEDQIVTSGGRVINVVGLGDTLEQARETAYENIKKVHFDYEYYRNDIGVIQ
- a CDS encoding ADP-ribosylglycohydrolase family protein; this translates as MNSRYFSKNILIGSAVADALGVPVEFKSRQDLQQNPITDMIGYGTYNMPPGTFSDDSSLMFCLAESLCNGYNVNDIAEKFQMWMHEGYWTADGEVFDVGITTRKAINRLRVVKHPSEAGSKEEGDNGNGSLMRILPLAVFTKDLSIEERFEIVKEVSSITHAHNRSILACVYYIEFALNTLDAENLEEAYLNTNFWLKLFLEENEIYKKELTYFDRILSGKLIDLKEDDINSTGYVIDSLEASIWCLLHTDSYKNCVLKAVNLGHDTDTTACIAGGIAGIFYGIETIPSHWIEQLARVNDILLLAKQLEEKYEF
- a CDS encoding FKBP-type peptidyl-prolyl cis-trans isomerase, with product MTIENNHVVAVNYSLHTIEANGEKVFVEQSNAKEPLAFLVGAGMMIPKFEEELKGLSAGDKKSFVISPEEGYGQRVEEAVAQLPLDMFKESGLPPVGALLPLTDDAGNQFRATVTEVTEEAVIADLNPPMAGKTLEFEVEILNVRPATEEELSHGHAHGVDGSATH
- a CDS encoding DnaJ C-terminal domain-containing protein, with protein sequence MAFIDYYTTLGLQKNASQDEIKKAYRKLARKYHPDLNPNNEEAAHKFKELNEANEVLSDPEKRKKYDKYGENWQHGEEYEKARQQHQQYQYSNRDFDGAEGFDDFDGYSDFFSSMFGREGRSRSTGYKGQDVNASLTLNLTDTLTSHKQTFAVNGKNIRITIPAGVEDGQTIKIKGHGGKGYNNGPNGDLYITFHIQNNTQFEVNGADLSTTVEVDMYDAILGGEVMIDTLSGKVKVPIKEGTENNKKVKLKGKGLPIYKKENQFGDLYVTFSVKIPTQLSVEEKELFEKLRSIKKV
- the purN gene encoding phosphoribosylglycinamide formyltransferase, translated to MKIAVFVSGGGTNLQNIIDAVEDGTLPNVEISMVMADRDCYAIERSLDKNIRTYVLDRKTFSEDAEHNLEGEDIDLIVLAGFLTILSSEFTEKWGAKMINIHPALLPKFGGKGMYGAKVHKAVLEAGEKTSGATVHYVTAGVDEGQIICQGTFEIEENDEIADLQRKVAEVESEIYIKAIKQISEA
- the purH gene encoding bifunctional phosphoribosylaminoimidazolecarboxamide formyltransferase/IMP cyclohydrolase, giving the protein MQKQALISVSDKSNLLEFAKFLVEQDYKILSTGGTYKHLQDNGIEVTEVKDVTGFPEILDGRVKSLHPAIHGGIMARRSDENHMATIAEHGINPIDIVIVNLYPFFEKMNTGLSEAEMIEFIDIGGPSMLRSSAKNFYDVTVVTDVNDYEVVMNEIRENGSTSVETRKLCAGKVFNLTSAYDAAISTYILGEDFPQFLESSYEKVMDLRYGENPHQKAAYYVDKTKNGAMKDFEYLQGKELSFNNIRDMDLAYKVVSEFEETTCCAVKHSTPCGVAIGENLLEAYEKAYECDPMSIFGGIIAFNKEVDGKTAVELNKIFLEIVIAPSFTEEALEIFKQKKNVRIIKVKNPVSDKVTYVKVDGGLIVQSTDNQFSTDLKVVTDVQPTDRQMTDLVFAQKIVKWVKSNAIVVATNGQAYGIGGGQTNRIWAAQQAISRAKEKVEEDLVLASDAFFPFRDVADFAAENGIKAIIQPGGSIKDQESIDACNEKNIPMVFTGMRHFMH
- a CDS encoding AAA family ATPase, coding for MQQSKALAILKSGRNVFLTGSAGAGKTYVLNQYITYLKQHGVPVAITASTGIAATHMNGQTIHSWAGIGIKDYVSDRYLASLRDKKYFRDKMDKVKVLIIDEISMLHRNQLDAVDYVLKFFKQNDEPFGGVQVIFSGDFFQLPPIGEEWEESKDKFCFMSDAWVQSKVHICYLTEQYRQTNNALNDILNEIRSGHITQKTVDLLESRIEYFPDEIDSQTRLYTHNMDVDRINKGQLISIDSSSKVFEAKVAGNPALVEVLKKSVLADEVLELKIGAKVMFVRNNFEVGFVNGTLGNVSGYTEKDEPIIKTLDGEFYIAKPETWAIEDESGKALASFTQVPLRLAWAITIHKSQGMTLDSAFIDLSKAFEKGQGYVALSRLRDLNSLMLHGLNQTALEIDSLAMKADRRFQVLSNEIDSFLDEKELQNSWAAFIRYSGGTLDKKQIAKNIEKNKTKEKGQKKSTYEITLEYVKEGLSLDQIAEKRGLTSSAIVDHIGKIKEIEPDLDYSKFKPSDKILDKVRMAYSEIEFEENKILKPIYDYYNGEIGYEDIKKALLFID
- a CDS encoding chaperone modulator CbpM, encoding MKNITISVVQYCQYHQIEPQFLIDLYKNDLVVLHERNQEYFIEENDLKLIERFIQFHYDLGVNLEGLEVIHHLLKQIETLQKQLK
- a CDS encoding VF530 family protein, producing MESQKNNPLHGKRLDDIIEELIIYYGGWEGLGNQINIKCFNDNPSLKSSLKFLRKTDWARKKVEELYIKKIAK